A window of Roseovarius sp. THAF27 contains these coding sequences:
- a CDS encoding NYN domain-containing protein yields MDGFNLYHAIDDLRQQHLKWLDLWRLGELVARGHASSIEEVVFCSAYFPGNHGKKVRHTAYKDALENAGVRCLMGHTTKEPMECKTEINGCGNRWDQPREKETDINLALSLYNGAIDDIYDVAFLITADTDQAATLKMVRRRFADKQLIAVYPPGRQVSKHLRDLTDKQIRLKEQHIDECLFPPMVMAKGKRTIIRPHEYAPPEDWVHPDKRPK; encoded by the coding sequence GTGGACGGTTTCAACCTTTATCACGCAATTGATGATTTGAGGCAACAACACCTCAAGTGGTTAGACCTATGGCGGTTGGGAGAACTTGTTGCACGCGGGCACGCATCGTCAATTGAAGAGGTAGTATTTTGTTCTGCATATTTCCCGGGCAACCACGGAAAGAAAGTTAGGCATACCGCTTACAAGGACGCGCTAGAAAACGCGGGCGTTCGGTGCCTCATGGGCCACACCACAAAAGAGCCCATGGAGTGCAAAACCGAAATCAACGGCTGCGGGAATAGGTGGGACCAACCTCGCGAAAAGGAAACAGATATTAACCTAGCCTTATCGCTCTACAATGGCGCGATTGACGACATCTATGATGTGGCCTTTTTGATCACTGCAGATACGGATCAGGCAGCAACATTGAAGATGGTGCGTCGCAGGTTTGCAGACAAGCAATTGATTGCCGTTTACCCTCCTGGGCGGCAGGTTTCAAAGCACCTTAGAGATTTAACAGACAAACAAATCAGACTGAAAGAGCAGCACATAGATGAGTGCCTGTTTCCCCCAATGGTCATGGCAAAGGGTAAGAGAACGATAATTCGCCCGCACGAATACGCGCCTCCTGAAGATTGGGTTCACCCTGACAAAAGGCCGAAGTAA
- a CDS encoding XRE family transcriptional regulator, with translation MAEISGVAESTIKRMELVENTPPSSGQNLEKVQTALEGRGIQFLDDGQVATGPGVALKPQE, from the coding sequence TTGGCTGAAATTTCCGGCGTGGCTGAATCAACAATAAAACGCATGGAATTAGTCGAGAACACGCCTCCGTCTTCCGGGCAGAATTTGGAAAAAGTTCAGACCGCTTTGGAGGGGCGTGGCATCCAGTTCCTCGATGATGGTCAGGTGGCTACAGGGCCAGGCGTGGCTTTGAAGCCGCAAGAATAG
- a CDS encoding tyrosine-type recombinase/integrase: MLDLSNNQAIESLNPREAPHWQILEYCRHIGLQKKTPVSGYWVARIRNKSLGYYQKRLIPWQAGTGNYDEALEAARLWFSQPEIAKQAADPFPIGSKQDLNYCPWGEVFTVGHAMRDYLEWKRISASKSHFDSMVSRINHHILPRLGQVPLEELTGRHIVHFSLDVLETPPKRGNQKAAERVPLSELDPDDLRKRKKTLNALIGVLRLAVQLAWENGETDSERSWRCIRRVPLADTPRTIFLTRDECTRLLGCCRPDLRKIVQGALYTGCRITELAKLRVRDVAAHVFGLYVEPLKSRKPRYVFLPDEGMAFFLDLCAGLSPDDLVFRRQSGQ; encoded by the coding sequence ATGCTAGACCTCAGCAATAACCAAGCCATAGAAAGCTTGAACCCGCGAGAAGCGCCGCACTGGCAGATTCTCGAATATTGCCGCCATATCGGCCTACAGAAGAAAACACCCGTCTCAGGATATTGGGTCGCTCGGATCCGCAACAAGTCTCTCGGATACTACCAAAAACGTCTGATCCCCTGGCAAGCTGGAACAGGCAACTATGACGAAGCTTTGGAGGCTGCCAGGCTTTGGTTCAGTCAGCCTGAAATCGCGAAGCAAGCAGCGGATCCATTTCCGATAGGGTCAAAGCAGGACCTCAACTACTGCCCCTGGGGGGAAGTCTTCACAGTCGGCCATGCGATGCGGGACTACTTGGAGTGGAAAAGGATATCCGCAAGCAAGAGCCACTTCGACTCGATGGTGAGCCGGATCAACCACCACATCCTTCCAAGGCTCGGGCAAGTCCCGCTCGAAGAATTGACGGGTCGGCACATTGTGCACTTCTCTCTGGATGTCCTGGAAACGCCGCCGAAGCGCGGCAATCAGAAAGCCGCGGAGCGAGTACCTTTGAGTGAACTCGACCCAGACGACCTGCGCAAGCGCAAGAAGACGCTGAACGCATTGATCGGTGTCCTGCGCTTGGCGGTACAACTGGCCTGGGAAAACGGCGAAACGGACTCTGAACGTTCATGGCGGTGCATCCGCAGGGTCCCATTGGCGGACACTCCGAGAACCATCTTTCTGACGCGAGATGAATGCACCAGGCTTCTGGGCTGTTGCCGCCCGGACCTTCGGAAAATCGTTCAGGGCGCTCTCTACACAGGGTGCCGCATCACTGAACTTGCCAAGCTTCGGGTCAGGGATGTGGCCGCACACGTGTTCGGCCTCTATGTCGAGCCCCTGAAATCTAGAAAACCACGCTACGTCTTCTTACCAGATGAAGGCATGGCATTCTTTCTCGACTTATGTGCCGGGCTTTCTCCCGACGACTTGGTGTTTCGGAGGCAATCCGGTCAGTGA
- a CDS encoding tyrosine-type recombinase/integrase yields MAAELPSGFVFHGLRHTYASQLVQAGTPLIVVAQQLGHANTDTVSRTYGHLAPQIREVQVRTHFAALDRHFVERALLQKTELEALSRSLQGTDWRAYGRIDPTVSWPRSNFATTEPEIVEILKDAERPN; encoded by the coding sequence ATCGCAGCTGAGCTTCCTTCTGGTTTTGTTTTTCACGGCTTGAGACACACCTATGCCAGCCAGCTTGTTCAGGCGGGAACGCCGCTGATTGTCGTTGCTCAGCAACTCGGTCACGCCAACACTGACACGGTAAGCCGGACCTATGGTCACTTGGCCCCACAAATCCGGGAAGTTCAGGTACGCACGCATTTCGCCGCACTTGATCGGCATTTTGTCGAGCGCGCCCTGCTTCAAAAGACCGAGCTTGAAGCCCTATCGCGCTCACTTCAGGGGACCGACTGGCGAGCCTACGGGCGTATAGATCCAACGGTCTCATGGCCACGTTCGAACTTCGCCACGACCGAACCCGAGATTGTTGAGATTCTCAAGGATGCGGAACGCCCGAACTAA
- a CDS encoding tyrosine-type recombinase/integrase, which yields MAREFDREAERMATVVKLADIPKNHRDELIREYRVRSEAAFAPTTLRNFRQITHNFQVWCRENGFDPDPPVDPRAVAEYVDSLGGKVRCTTIETRLWAISEMHRAAFQPTPCRLRLVELALKGVKRKYGAWVRQAPPLCKAEVYKAIDKLGSSRLETRDKAVLWIATDSWCRASEIIALRVRDLMRQDDGSSLLFIARSKTDQFGHGAYAYLSEAGTQAVLDWIELAKLKNDDPLVTKHQANAQVGPMDAATISRIIKRCTGRKDVSAHSMRVGGVHDAFRIGCDLSSIMVAGRWSSPEMPARYGRRILASNSAAARVSQVLGAKRQPKA from the coding sequence ATGGCACGTGAGTTTGATCGGGAAGCGGAACGCATGGCAACAGTAGTGAAGCTGGCCGACATACCCAAGAACCACCGCGATGAACTGATACGAGAATATCGAGTACGTTCCGAGGCTGCCTTCGCACCGACCACTCTGCGCAACTTTCGCCAGATCACTCACAACTTCCAAGTATGGTGCCGCGAGAATGGTTTCGACCCGGATCCACCCGTCGATCCACGAGCCGTGGCTGAGTACGTGGATTCCCTCGGCGGCAAGGTTCGGTGCACCACCATTGAAACCAGGCTCTGGGCCATTTCGGAAATGCATCGAGCGGCGTTCCAGCCAACGCCGTGTCGCCTCAGGCTCGTTGAACTCGCCTTGAAGGGCGTGAAGCGAAAGTACGGCGCATGGGTGCGTCAGGCTCCACCACTTTGCAAGGCAGAGGTCTACAAGGCTATCGACAAACTGGGAAGTTCTAGGCTCGAAACCCGCGACAAAGCCGTACTCTGGATTGCTACGGATAGCTGGTGTCGTGCGTCGGAAATCATCGCTCTCAGGGTTCGCGACTTGATGCGGCAAGACGATGGATCGAGTTTGTTGTTCATCGCGCGGTCCAAGACGGATCAGTTCGGGCACGGTGCATATGCCTACCTATCTGAGGCGGGCACTCAGGCAGTCCTAGACTGGATAGAACTGGCGAAACTCAAGAACGATGACCCTCTGGTTACCAAGCACCAGGCAAACGCTCAGGTCGGCCCGATGGACGCAGCAACGATTTCCCGGATCATCAAGCGCTGCACCGGACGAAAGGACGTTTCTGCTCACAGCATGAGGGTCGGAGGCGTTCACGACGCCTTCCGGATCGGATGTGACCTGTCCTCGATCATGGTGGCCGGGCGGTGGAGTTCGCCAGAGATGCCCGCACGGTATGGCAGGAGGATACTGGCCAGCAATTCTGCCGCCGCTCGGGTTTCCCAGGTCCTCGGTGCGAAACGGCAGCCGAAAGCTTAG
- a CDS encoding thermonuclease family protein, with translation MLKSLTSALLLATVCVLAAPPNASATTLTGKLVHVRDADTIEIATSRGRIAVRLNGVDAPELNERGGQAGKRWMQNAYRNATITCEFNGEKTYDRWVGVCWDKDGLDLGAAVIAAGHARDCPRYSGGRYRKFETPESRKHQQHNYCN, from the coding sequence ATGCTGAAATCCCTAACCTCCGCCTTGCTACTCGCAACAGTCTGCGTGTTGGCTGCCCCTCCAAACGCTTCGGCAACCACCCTAACCGGAAAGCTCGTTCACGTCCGCGATGCAGACACCATCGAGATTGCAACAAGTCGTGGACGCATTGCCGTGCGGCTCAATGGTGTCGATGCTCCCGAATTGAACGAACGAGGAGGGCAGGCCGGGAAGCGCTGGATGCAGAATGCCTACAGAAACGCTACGATCACTTGCGAGTTCAACGGTGAGAAGACCTATGACCGCTGGGTGGGTGTCTGCTGGGACAAAGATGGTTTGGATCTGGGTGCTGCGGTTATTGCCGCCGGACATGCCAGGGACTGCCCTCGATACTCAGGCGGTAGGTACCGGAAATTCGAAACTCCCGAAAGCCGGAAGCACCAACAGCACAACTACTGCAATTGA
- a CDS encoding response regulator codes for MNHMPVLIVEDDAVVALDLELAVIDYGLQDVRTCKSVKDADREITLRAPKVAIIDVTMDCGTQSAEVAGRLIQLDCHVILLSNFKEDIRKLPPSLGCCDVIEKPFRDADLRAKLERVSDLGLARATSLDVAPNIEIGTG; via the coding sequence ATGAACCATATGCCTGTGCTCATCGTCGAAGACGATGCAGTGGTAGCACTGGATTTAGAGCTAGCTGTTATAGACTACGGCCTCCAAGATGTGAGAACGTGCAAGAGCGTTAAGGACGCTGACCGTGAGATCACGTTGCGCGCACCGAAGGTCGCAATAATTGACGTAACTATGGATTGCGGCACGCAAAGCGCGGAGGTTGCGGGACGGTTAATTCAGCTGGACTGCCACGTCATACTCCTTTCGAATTTCAAGGAAGACATCCGAAAACTTCCGCCAAGCTTGGGTTGCTGCGATGTGATCGAGAAACCTTTTCGGGATGCCGACCTGCGTGCAAAACTGGAACGCGTTTCGGATCTTGGCCTTGCCAGGGCGACAAGTTTAGATGTCGCACCGAACATCGAAATTGGCACTGGTTAA
- a CDS encoding ATP-binding protein has translation MSNYDLRHPSDEWRHFLGRHDAALRQLFMLSLDPDIELDEKISRLLRLGCDALNLPLGIVSRIDGSVYEVDHVCGPDWAPTPGATFELAETYCTHTLVANDVRYFHHAGESEIADHPCYKNFGLESYIGVPLLVGNERVGTLNFSSPDERKAFRAMEAELVRLFGRWLGQEWLKSERAREIAEKTMLLNAIVEAVPDAIITANDERRIQMINSSGEKLFGLDRDKLVGQSTSVLYPSVDEYERQGERVYDKAMQKAVNRFEMNLRKKDGSIFPGEVFMAPLNGDADAKLGVVGVVRDISEETALRKAKDELIATVSHELRTPITSINGAVKLLSMEREQLPENMRVLLDAATRNADRLIHLVENILDLEKLNSSELSFDHRKIDLSALVSRAVEDMRPYADQYDVRLDLVNGDAGQSTIVGDEARLLQVLSNLLSNAVKASSAGGVVEVGLTSTGNGFWIRDHGRGIPVSLQQELFDRFTRSPESYTATQKGTGLGMSIVKAIVDHHGGQIEFDTAEGEGTTFTVSLSA, from the coding sequence ATGTCCAATTACGACCTTCGTCATCCTTCCGATGAGTGGCGACACTTTCTTGGCCGACATGACGCCGCCTTGAGGCAGCTGTTCATGCTGTCGCTCGACCCCGATATCGAACTTGATGAGAAGATATCGCGGCTGCTTCGCTTGGGCTGTGATGCTCTCAATTTGCCACTTGGTATCGTCAGCCGTATCGATGGCAGCGTCTACGAGGTGGATCATGTATGCGGTCCCGATTGGGCTCCCACGCCTGGCGCGACCTTTGAACTTGCTGAAACGTATTGCACTCACACCCTGGTCGCAAATGACGTGCGCTACTTCCATCACGCTGGCGAATCCGAAATCGCCGACCACCCGTGTTATAAGAACTTTGGATTGGAGAGTTACATCGGCGTTCCTTTGCTCGTGGGCAACGAACGCGTCGGCACGTTGAACTTTTCCAGTCCCGACGAGCGAAAAGCATTCAGAGCTATGGAAGCCGAGCTGGTGCGACTGTTCGGGCGATGGCTGGGCCAAGAATGGCTTAAATCAGAACGCGCACGCGAGATTGCGGAGAAGACCATGCTGCTCAATGCTATTGTAGAGGCGGTTCCGGACGCGATCATCACCGCAAACGATGAGCGCAGAATCCAGATGATCAATTCGTCCGGCGAGAAGCTGTTTGGCTTAGACCGAGACAAGCTTGTGGGGCAAAGCACATCGGTTCTCTACCCCAGCGTCGATGAATACGAACGCCAAGGTGAACGGGTCTACGACAAGGCGATGCAGAAGGCGGTAAACCGTTTCGAAATGAATCTTCGCAAGAAAGATGGATCAATATTCCCTGGCGAAGTCTTCATGGCTCCTCTTAACGGAGACGCTGATGCAAAGCTTGGCGTGGTAGGTGTTGTACGAGACATCAGCGAGGAAACGGCACTTCGCAAGGCCAAGGACGAACTCATAGCAACAGTATCGCACGAACTTCGGACGCCGATTACTTCAATAAATGGTGCTGTGAAGCTCCTGTCGATGGAACGTGAACAACTTCCTGAAAATATGCGGGTGCTACTTGACGCAGCCACCCGGAATGCTGATCGGCTGATACACCTTGTCGAAAACATTCTCGACTTGGAGAAGCTCAACTCAAGTGAATTGTCTTTCGACCACCGGAAAATTGACCTGTCGGCGCTGGTTTCCAGGGCGGTTGAAGACATGCGCCCGTATGCTGATCAGTATGACGTGAGGCTCGACTTAGTGAACGGCGATGCTGGTCAAAGTACTATAGTTGGCGATGAAGCTCGCTTGCTCCAAGTCTTGAGCAATTTGCTATCGAATGCGGTGAAAGCCTCGTCGGCTGGAGGAGTGGTTGAAGTTGGACTAACCTCAACTGGAAACGGCTTTTGGATCCGCGACCATGGCAGAGGCATACCAGTATCTTTGCAACAAGAACTGTTCGACCGATTCACAAGGTCGCCTGAGAGTTACACGGCCACGCAAAAAGGCACTGGCCTCGGCATGAGCATAGTTAAGGCCATTGTTGATCACCACGGTGGACAAATCGAGTTCGATACAGCTGAAGGCGAAGGAACGACCTTTACGGTTTCGCTTTCCGCATAG
- a CDS encoding DUF4440 domain-containing protein, protein MKPTLEVQQTLTSLEKSLWDKDLHFDSDDGNYTLSAKFVEVDRFGHRHNRTQNFMAEKRSRLSEMEVPLADYSAELVSEDTAMATYTVEVRFSDVLELLHCVSLWVKVNGKWQLQLHQTTHR, encoded by the coding sequence ATGAAACCGACGCTAGAAGTTCAACAAACCCTCACATCTTTAGAGAAATCTCTTTGGGATAAAGACCTGCACTTCGATAGTGATGACGGAAATTATACACTCTCTGCGAAGTTCGTCGAAGTTGATCGGTTTGGCCACCGTCACAACAGAACCCAAAATTTCATGGCGGAAAAGCGTTCTCGGCTTTCTGAAATGGAAGTTCCTCTAGCAGACTATTCGGCAGAACTTGTTTCCGAAGACACCGCTATGGCCACCTACACCGTTGAGGTGCGTTTTAGCGACGTACTGGAGCTTCTCCACTGCGTTTCGCTTTGGGTAAAGGTCAATGGCAAGTGGCAACTGCAGCTCCATCAAACGACGCATCGCTGA
- a CDS encoding LysE family translocator, protein MPSPELLIAFIFATSIFAYMPGPSTLYAAAQTIARGRRAGWFAALGIHLGGYVHVLAAAVGLAFLFEAVPTLYVGLKLAGAAYLIWLGVTMFRSKQGTNGTIEATAIKTERRAFWESVSVEVLNPKTAIFYVAFLPQFADPAASFPIWVQLLILGTIVNFMFSSADALCVILADKVAAIFKSSGGATLLAQRIGGSILVALGAKLALDK, encoded by the coding sequence ATGCCCTCTCCTGAACTCCTGATCGCATTCATATTCGCAACAAGTATATTCGCCTACATGCCCGGGCCGTCCACCCTCTATGCGGCTGCACAAACCATCGCTCGGGGGCGTCGAGCCGGTTGGTTCGCTGCTTTGGGAATTCATCTTGGTGGATATGTTCATGTCTTGGCCGCTGCGGTTGGTCTTGCGTTTCTGTTTGAAGCCGTTCCAACTCTGTACGTGGGACTGAAACTCGCGGGAGCCGCATACTTGATCTGGCTCGGTGTCACGATGTTTCGCTCAAAGCAGGGCACCAATGGGACGATAGAGGCCACTGCTATCAAGACCGAGCGACGAGCATTTTGGGAGAGCGTTTCCGTCGAAGTTCTCAATCCAAAAACCGCTATTTTCTACGTGGCATTCCTACCCCAATTTGCAGACCCTGCCGCATCGTTTCCCATTTGGGTCCAGCTATTGATCTTGGGAACGATTGTGAACTTCATGTTTTCCAGCGCCGATGCGCTGTGCGTAATCCTAGCCGACAAGGTTGCCGCAATATTCAAGTCTTCTGGCGGTGCCACTCTCCTGGCACAAAGAATTGGCGGAAGCATTTTGGTTGCGCTCGGCGCAAAGCTTGCATTGGACAAATAA
- a CDS encoding DUF5681 domain-containing protein, with translation MITSCCILGSWMTIPCAPADRNSGTNSEGRNPDGTFAPGNPGKPKGSRHRATQAMQELLDADGDALTRKAVELALGGDTTALRLCMERIAPARKDTPVNFDLPAMKTAQDASQAAQAVLQAVSEGQLTPLEGASVMALVEGYRKALETTELEQRIAALEATQ, from the coding sequence ATGATCACCTCGTGTTGCATTCTCGGATCCTGGATGACCATTCCATGTGCGCCTGCGGACCGTAACAGCGGAACGAATTCGGAAGGTCGCAATCCTGACGGCACCTTTGCCCCCGGCAACCCTGGAAAGCCGAAGGGTTCTCGGCACCGCGCGACACAGGCGATGCAGGAACTTCTCGATGCAGATGGCGATGCCCTGACCCGCAAGGCGGTGGAATTGGCCCTGGGCGGCGACACCACGGCGCTGCGTCTCTGCATGGAGCGCATAGCGCCCGCCAGGAAGGACACGCCGGTCAATTTCGACCTCCCGGCCATGAAAACCGCACAGGACGCCTCACAGGCCGCTCAGGCGGTCCTGCAGGCCGTCTCCGAGGGTCAGCTAACCCCGCTGGAAGGCGCAAGCGTGATGGCGCTGGTGGAAGGCTACCGGAAGGCACTGGAAACCACGGAACTGGAACAACGCATCGCAGCATTGGAGGCAACGCAATGA
- a CDS encoding transcriptional coactivator p15/PC4 family protein, with translation MTHIATIRKNAREDLRVTLDEFRGHHLLNLRVWFYADDNEQRPGKQGVAVRLDLLPNLRASLFEAEELARKLGLLDNEEAS, from the coding sequence ATGACGCACATCGCAACCATTCGGAAGAATGCGCGCGAAGACCTCCGCGTGACCCTGGACGAGTTCCGGGGTCACCACCTCCTTAATCTTCGCGTGTGGTTCTATGCGGACGACAACGAGCAGCGCCCCGGCAAACAGGGCGTTGCAGTTCGGCTCGACCTCTTGCCCAATCTCAGAGCGTCGCTTTTCGAAGCTGAAGAACTAGCCCGGAAGCTAGGCCTCCTAGACAATGAGGAGGCGTCGTAA
- a CDS encoding AlpA family transcriptional regulator, with translation MTYLNLNQLSQKLGGRSRSSLYRDIESGRIPEPIRIGGRLYWIESKVDAALATQSREAA, from the coding sequence ATGACCTACCTGAATCTCAACCAGCTGTCACAGAAGCTCGGTGGCCGCTCTCGCTCCTCGCTGTATCGCGATATCGAAAGTGGCCGGATCCCGGAGCCGATCCGCATCGGCGGCCGGCTCTACTGGATCGAGAGCAAAGTCGATGCAGCCCTCGCCACTCAATCGCGCGAAGCCGCTTAA
- a CDS encoding AlpA family transcriptional regulator has protein sequence MTDKILRCREVQQAIGLSRSTIYRMIERGDFPRPQKLGLRAIGWRESAISDWMEAR, from the coding sequence ATGACCGATAAGATACTAAGATGCCGAGAAGTTCAGCAAGCCATTGGGCTTAGCAGATCCACGATATACCGCATGATCGAGCGGGGTGATTTCCCGCGGCCCCAGAAGCTGGGACTTCGCGCCATTGGCTGGCGGGAAAGTGCAATCAGCGACTGGATGGAGGCTAGGTAA
- a CDS encoding site-specific integrase, whose amino-acid sequence MGKLTTKKVSSLKDAGMYGDGDGLYLRIGEYGGKSWILRTVVQGKRRDLGIGSVKTVGLAEARDEAREMRKIARKGGDPIEERKRVSVTFEEAAHKVHSELRKSWRSEDHAIRWISSLDRYVFPEFGSKPIHQLDSSHVLKVLSPIWTEKNETASKVKQRIATVFDWAKSAMLYPSENPVNGVTRALPTVKHRPQHMAALPWSETPAFMSELKKREGTSARCLEFIILTAARSGEARGARWSEISGGVWTVPAERMKTGEKHRVPLSPAALATLEKVKGLDDELVFPSPSRGPNGNRPLSGTVFAALYKRMKLKGLTTHGFRSTFRDWCRENQIADREIAEIALSHKVGDAVERAYARSDLFLLRKQLMTRWADHATGKNISKAMNYA is encoded by the coding sequence ATGGGGAAACTAACCACCAAAAAGGTTTCCAGCCTTAAAGATGCGGGAATGTACGGCGACGGGGACGGACTTTACCTGCGGATCGGAGAGTACGGCGGGAAGTCCTGGATTCTTCGTACGGTCGTTCAGGGCAAAAGGCGTGACCTGGGTATAGGCTCAGTCAAAACTGTTGGCTTGGCGGAGGCCCGTGATGAGGCGCGCGAGATGCGAAAGATTGCCCGCAAGGGTGGCGATCCAATCGAAGAGCGAAAACGTGTGAGCGTTACATTCGAGGAGGCCGCGCACAAGGTACACTCCGAGCTTAGAAAGTCATGGCGCAGCGAGGACCATGCAATCAGGTGGATTTCATCACTTGATCGATACGTCTTCCCTGAATTTGGATCCAAGCCAATCCATCAACTCGACAGTTCGCATGTTCTCAAAGTCCTCTCGCCGATATGGACGGAAAAGAACGAGACCGCCTCAAAGGTGAAACAGCGCATCGCGACCGTGTTTGACTGGGCGAAAAGTGCAATGCTTTATCCGAGTGAAAACCCCGTCAATGGCGTGACGAGGGCGCTGCCGACCGTAAAGCATCGACCTCAGCACATGGCAGCACTGCCTTGGTCGGAAACACCTGCGTTCATGAGCGAACTGAAAAAGCGTGAGGGCACTTCCGCACGTTGCCTGGAATTCATCATCCTTACCGCTGCCCGCTCTGGTGAAGCCAGGGGAGCACGCTGGTCCGAAATCAGCGGTGGCGTTTGGACTGTGCCCGCCGAAAGAATGAAGACAGGCGAGAAGCACCGTGTTCCGCTTTCGCCTGCGGCCCTTGCGACCCTGGAGAAGGTAAAGGGACTGGACGACGAGCTAGTATTTCCCAGTCCTTCTCGTGGACCGAACGGAAATCGGCCTCTTTCCGGCACCGTGTTTGCCGCCCTGTACAAACGAATGAAACTCAAGGGCCTGACCACTCATGGATTTCGGTCCACGTTTCGGGATTGGTGCAGGGAAAACCAAATCGCCGACAGGGAGATTGCAGAAATCGCATTGTCTCACAAAGTCGGTGACGCGGTAGAGCGTGCCTATGCTAGGTCTGACCTTTTCCTTCTACGCAAGCAATTGATGACCCGTTGGGCTGACCACGCAACCGGCAAGAACATCAGTAAAGCGATGAATTATGCCTAA
- a CDS encoding branched-chain amino acid ABC transporter permease: MRAGHTGKVLTAIQCNETRAQSLGYDTSAELLKALMLSAGIAGLAGALYAATSGIVVPDLVGLLLSTEVIMWVVVGGRGTLVGPVVGTFLVMRFQQEVSSVSAALWPLVVGVGFVILVFTAPNGLLPWLGRMGRRLTWGRTS, encoded by the coding sequence ATGCGTGCGGGCCACACAGGCAAGGTGCTGACCGCGATCCAGTGCAACGAGACCCGGGCGCAGTCGCTTGGCTACGACACGTCGGCGGAACTGCTGAAGGCGCTGATGCTGTCGGCGGGCATTGCCGGGCTTGCCGGTGCGCTTTACGCCGCCACATCCGGCATCGTGGTTCCCGACCTGGTAGGGCTGCTGCTTTCGACCGAGGTGATCATGTGGGTCGTCGTCGGCGGGCGCGGCACGCTGGTGGGGCCGGTGGTCGGCACCTTCCTGGTGATGCGGTTTCAGCAGGAGGTTTCGTCGGTCAGCGCCGCCTTGTGGCCGCTGGTCGTGGGTGTCGGCTTCGTCATCCTGGTCTTTACCGCGCCGAACGGGCTGTTGCCCTGGCTGGGCCGGATGGGGCGCAGGTTGACGTGGGGGCGCACGTCATGA
- a CDS encoding ATP-binding cassette domain-containing protein: MTEAALETRHLAVSFGGVRATRDVSFSVAPKELVAIIGPNGAGKSTLLNLITGVLKPDSGQVLTAGKDITGWKPHHIVRAGIGRKFQVPSTFDDLSVRENIEVSVNGPGAARGGGMNVDTVLERVGLTAKADTLACNLSHGHRQWLEIGMVLALRPRVLLLDEPTAGMTPEETARTAEIARDVAQVCSVVAIEHDMSFVRALNCRTVVLHQGALLRDSDFQTISEDEEVRDIYLGRQT; the protein is encoded by the coding sequence ATGACCGAAGCCGCCCTCGAAACCCGTCATCTGGCGGTGAGCTTTGGTGGGGTGCGCGCCACGCGCGATGTCTCGTTCTCGGTCGCGCCGAAGGAACTGGTCGCGATCATCGGGCCGAACGGCGCGGGAAAGTCGACGTTGCTGAACCTTATCACCGGCGTCCTAAAGCCCGACAGTGGGCAAGTCCTGACCGCCGGAAAGGACATCACGGGCTGGAAGCCGCATCACATCGTGCGCGCGGGGATCGGGCGCAAGTTCCAGGTGCCCAGTACCTTCGACGATCTGAGCGTGCGCGAGAACATCGAAGTCTCGGTGAACGGTCCCGGTGCCGCGCGGGGCGGCGGCATGAATGTCGACACCGTTCTGGAGCGTGTCGGCTTGACGGCCAAGGCCGATACGCTGGCCTGCAACCTGTCGCACGGGCACCGCCAGTGGCTGGAGATCGGCATGGTGCTGGCGCTTCGCCCTCGGGTGCTGCTGCTGGATGAGCCGACGGCCGGCATGACCCCGGAGGAGACCGCCCGGACGGCCGAGATCGCGCGCGACGTCGCGCAGGTCTGCAGCGTCGTGGCGATCGAACACGACATGAGTTTCGTGCGCGCGCTGAATTGCCGGACCGTCGTGCTGCACCAGGGCGCGCTGCTGCGGGATTCCGATTTCCAGACCATCTCGGAGGATGAGGAGGTGCGCGACATCTACCTGGGGAGGCAAACATGA